Part of the Candidatus Polarisedimenticolia bacterium genome is shown below.
CGTATGCAATCACAGTCGCGAAAGGCGGCGAGAAGATCAAGAAGGAAGAGAATGCTCCAGTCCCTATTCCTGGATTTGGAGGACCGCCGCCCCGTGGATTCAACGTTCGCAACGCAACGATCGCGGAATTTGCGAGTGTCATGCAGGCCCAATTTATGGAACAGCCGGTAGTCGACCAAACGGGTTTAGGCGATACCCGTTACAGCTTTATTCTGAAGTGGACCCC
Proteins encoded:
- a CDS encoding TIGR03435 family protein, with the protein product YAITVAKGGEKIKKEENAPVPIPGFGGPPPRGFNVRNATIAEFASVMQAQFMEQPVVDQTGLGDTRYSFILKWTPDPSQTPGFGGGPPAADAPAPDADAPPDLFTAMQQQLGLQMRITKAPVEVMVIDKVQKPSDN